A single Agrococcus sp. ARC_14 DNA region contains:
- a CDS encoding GntR family transcriptional regulator, producing the protein MSTPRYLQIRANLEAQIASGELAPGAKLPTEAELQEQHGVSRSVAQRVLNELALAGLVTRRKRVGTHVAEGARQINVMRSVDPRIGATEIPGRMRVVSASVMPAGKAHAELPGVDTNEPVIELIRVRHDVQTDEPLVVEIAVLPFRLTPELLDEALEDVSVRQYFADQGVAIARSRMYFDPVLLEGPIASLLDIEPGICVLKRRRMMWQSDGRIAESAAYYLRPGAMEFYIEYSDPESQPS; encoded by the coding sequence ATGTCGACGCCACGCTACCTGCAGATCAGAGCCAACCTCGAGGCCCAGATCGCCTCGGGCGAGCTCGCGCCCGGCGCGAAGCTGCCAACCGAAGCGGAGTTGCAGGAACAGCATGGGGTGAGCCGCTCCGTCGCTCAACGCGTGCTCAATGAGCTCGCGCTCGCCGGCCTCGTCACACGACGGAAGCGTGTCGGGACGCATGTCGCTGAGGGGGCCCGACAGATCAACGTCATGCGGTCCGTCGATCCGCGCATCGGCGCGACGGAGATTCCCGGGCGGATGCGGGTCGTGTCCGCCTCGGTGATGCCGGCGGGCAAGGCCCACGCCGAGCTGCCCGGCGTCGACACGAACGAACCGGTGATCGAACTCATCCGCGTGCGTCACGACGTGCAGACCGACGAGCCGTTGGTCGTCGAGATCGCCGTGCTCCCGTTCCGGCTCACGCCGGAGCTGCTCGACGAAGCGCTTGAGGACGTCTCCGTGCGGCAGTACTTCGCCGACCAAGGCGTGGCGATCGCGCGTTCGCGAATGTACTTCGACCCGGTTCTGCTGGAAGGGCCGATCGCGTCTCTGCTCGACATCGAGCCAGGCATCTGTGTCTTGAAGCGCCGCCGCATGATGTGGCAGTCAGACGGCCGCATTGCGGAGTCTGCTGCCTACTATCTGCGGCCCGGCGCAATGGAGTTCTACATCGAGTACTCGGACCCCGAGAGCCAGCCGAGTTGA
- a CDS encoding amino acid ABC transporter permease, with protein MPIKPRVGIGHWVTVVLAVYIGVVLVELFVFNANWNWDLVFAYLFSQVVLTGLLNTIVLTVLTTALGLVLGVLTAWCRMSDLVVLRTFAVLYIWLMRAMPPLVMLLLVFFWGALVPTFGIGIPFGPSIFEVPTNELVSRFSAAIIGLAIYLGAYSAEIIRGGVLALHSGQFEACKALGLPPVLAYQKILGPQLIRVITPSMANEVITIFKSTSLVSVIGYTELLTTVQTIYARNFETIPLLTVAVIWYLVLTSLAMVGQSQLEKHFGRGYIRRTPAKAKKNQPATATGANNAVL; from the coding sequence TTGCCGATCAAGCCGCGAGTCGGCATCGGGCACTGGGTGACCGTCGTGCTCGCCGTCTACATCGGAGTCGTCCTCGTCGAGCTGTTCGTGTTCAACGCGAACTGGAACTGGGACTTGGTTTTCGCCTATCTCTTCAGCCAGGTGGTGCTGACAGGGCTCCTGAACACGATCGTTCTGACCGTCCTCACCACGGCTCTCGGGCTAGTCCTCGGCGTGCTCACCGCCTGGTGCCGAATGTCCGACCTCGTCGTGCTCAGAACCTTTGCTGTGCTCTACATCTGGCTCATGCGGGCCATGCCCCCGCTCGTGATGCTGCTCCTGGTGTTCTTCTGGGGCGCCCTGGTGCCGACCTTCGGCATCGGCATACCGTTCGGGCCGAGCATCTTCGAGGTGCCGACGAACGAGCTCGTCTCGAGATTCAGCGCCGCCATCATCGGCCTCGCGATCTATCTGGGCGCCTACTCTGCGGAGATCATCCGTGGCGGAGTGCTTGCGCTGCACTCGGGCCAGTTTGAGGCGTGCAAGGCGCTGGGACTGCCGCCGGTGCTCGCCTACCAGAAGATCCTCGGGCCTCAGCTGATCCGAGTCATCACCCCGTCGATGGCGAACGAGGTCATCACCATCTTCAAGAGCACATCCCTGGTCTCCGTGATCGGCTACACAGAGCTGCTGACGACGGTGCAGACGATCTATGCCCGCAACTTCGAGACGATCCCTCTGCTCACCGTCGCGGTGATCTGGTACCTCGTCCTCACCAGCCTCGCCATGGTCGGGCAGTCCCAGCTCGAGAAGCACTTTGGTCGCGGCTACATCCGCCGCACCCCCGCCAAAGCGAAGAAGAACCAGCCTGCCACCGCCACAGGAGCCAACAATGCCGTCCTCTGA
- a CDS encoding MerR family transcriptional regulator: MAGAIMHIGELAERTGLSLRTLRHWDEVGLVHASGRTEGGFRLYTGDDEQRVRLIMRMKPLGFSLEEMGELARALDVSPEAPLDGMAADRADYFRTESHERREKLAGQLAAADEFLRRIEPGTADAGS; this comes from the coding sequence ATGGCGGGAGCGATCATGCACATCGGCGAGCTGGCGGAGCGCACCGGTCTGTCGCTGCGCACGCTGCGGCACTGGGACGAGGTCGGCCTCGTGCACGCATCCGGTCGCACCGAGGGCGGCTTCCGGCTCTACACCGGTGACGACGAGCAGCGGGTGCGGCTGATCATGCGCATGAAGCCGCTCGGCTTCTCGCTCGAGGAGATGGGCGAGCTCGCGCGAGCGCTCGATGTCTCACCCGAGGCGCCGCTGGATGGCATGGCTGCGGACCGCGCCGACTACTTCCGCACGGAATCGCACGAGCGCCGCGAGAAGCTCGCCGGACAGCTCGCGGCGGCGGACGAGTTCCTGCGGCGCATCGAGCCGGGCACCGCCGACGCAGGCTCGTAG
- a CDS encoding FAD-binding oxidoreductase, producing MSSRSSFIVVGAGVIGCSLADELSRRGHAVALIDAGEAASGTSAATFAWINANSKSPDEYRQLNYLGLQAHERASALGARWFHQTGMLQVAASGDEASQLERNVSNAALPAYGARMLTRSEVLELEPGIDPDVVVAGAVYPREGWLDVPTMCASLLEHSIARGAQYFPFEKVVGLDGSIVRTVAADGTERSHTANAVIIAAGNGTPSIARSAGLDFPLIDPEGNADAAGSPGASVGIISSTGPVAFGPRHFVRATGIAVRPARNGGVTFADHPTGGMWGINDPEIWSVPNLLLERVRRLYPSLREASTESVSLGKRVLPEDGLTIADWIDPANRIYAIGTHSGVTLSAHLATVVADEVTGGGRHESLERFALHRFNSAATHGVKAPAR from the coding sequence ATGTCAAGCAGAAGTAGTTTCATCGTCGTGGGCGCGGGCGTCATCGGCTGCTCACTGGCGGACGAGCTCAGCCGGCGTGGGCACGCGGTAGCGCTGATCGACGCCGGCGAGGCCGCCTCAGGCACCAGCGCGGCGACGTTCGCCTGGATCAACGCGAACAGCAAGTCGCCGGACGAGTACCGCCAACTCAACTATCTCGGCCTGCAGGCCCACGAGCGGGCAAGCGCGCTGGGTGCCCGCTGGTTCCACCAGACAGGAATGCTGCAAGTCGCGGCCTCTGGCGACGAAGCATCCCAACTGGAGCGCAACGTCAGCAACGCTGCGTTGCCTGCGTACGGCGCCAGGATGCTGACGCGAAGCGAGGTGCTCGAACTGGAGCCCGGAATTGACCCCGACGTCGTGGTCGCAGGGGCCGTCTACCCGCGCGAAGGCTGGCTTGACGTGCCGACGATGTGCGCCAGCCTGCTGGAACACTCAATTGCACGAGGTGCCCAGTACTTCCCGTTCGAGAAAGTCGTCGGGCTCGACGGCAGCATCGTGCGCACCGTCGCCGCCGACGGCACCGAACGCTCCCACACGGCGAACGCCGTCATCATCGCTGCGGGCAACGGCACACCCTCCATCGCCCGTTCAGCCGGCCTCGATTTCCCTCTGATCGATCCGGAAGGAAACGCAGACGCCGCTGGAAGCCCTGGGGCCTCCGTCGGCATCATCAGCAGCACCGGACCAGTTGCCTTCGGACCCCGGCATTTCGTGAGGGCAACCGGCATCGCCGTGCGCCCTGCCCGCAACGGCGGCGTGACCTTCGCGGATCATCCGACCGGCGGAATGTGGGGGATCAACGATCCAGAAATCTGGTCCGTACCGAACCTGCTGCTTGAGCGGGTTCGACGCCTGTATCCGTCGCTCCGCGAGGCGTCGACCGAGTCAGTGAGTCTCGGCAAACGAGTCCTCCCTGAGGACGGGCTCACGATCGCCGACTGGATCGATCCCGCGAATCGGATCTACGCGATCGGTACCCACAGCGGGGTCACTCTCTCTGCGCACTTGGCCACGGTCGTGGCCGACGAAGTAACAGGCGGAGGTCGGCACGAGTCGTTGGAGCGCTTCGCATTGCATCGCTTCAACTCGGCGGCGACGCACGGAGTGAAGGCCCCAGCGCGGTAG
- a CDS encoding amino acid ABC transporter ATP-binding protein, producing the protein MSLDIEAGSVTCIVGPSGSGKSTLLRTINMMEALDGGAIFLKGAMIGHEIKGGHRVPVSGSVARRQTLNFGMVFQHFNLFPNYTALENVAIGPMLVRRAGKKDAHAAARRHLDQVGLGDRADHYPSELSGGQQQRVAIARALAMEPQILLFDEPTSALDPELVNEVLTVMRGLADAGSTMLVVTHEMRFAEEVADEIVMMDAGRVIETGAPSDLLHNPTTPRARKFFASVGTL; encoded by the coding sequence GTGAGTCTCGACATCGAAGCCGGATCGGTCACCTGCATCGTCGGGCCCTCCGGCTCCGGCAAGAGCACGCTGTTGCGAACGATCAACATGATGGAGGCGCTCGATGGCGGCGCGATCTTCCTTAAAGGAGCGATGATCGGCCACGAGATCAAAGGCGGTCACCGTGTGCCAGTCAGCGGATCGGTCGCACGGCGGCAGACGCTGAACTTCGGCATGGTCTTCCAGCACTTCAACCTCTTCCCCAACTACACGGCGCTCGAGAACGTCGCCATCGGGCCGATGCTCGTCCGGCGGGCGGGGAAGAAGGACGCGCATGCGGCTGCGCGCCGGCATCTGGACCAAGTGGGCCTTGGCGACCGTGCGGACCACTACCCGAGCGAGCTGTCCGGTGGCCAGCAGCAGCGAGTCGCGATCGCGAGGGCCCTGGCAATGGAGCCACAGATCCTTCTCTTCGATGAGCCGACGAGCGCGCTCGATCCCGAGCTGGTCAACGAGGTGCTGACGGTCATGCGTGGGCTGGCAGACGCTGGATCCACGATGCTCGTCGTCACTCACGAGATGCGATTCGCGGAAGAGGTCGCAGACGAGATCGTGATGATGGACGCCGGCCGCGTGATCGAGACAGGCGCCCCGTCGGACCTGCTGCACAACCCCACCACGCCCCGTGCGAGGAAGTTCTTCGCTTCCGTTGGAACCCTGTAG
- a CDS encoding ABC transporter substrate-binding protein, translating to MKRKFAGAIAGLALVGLLGGCANPSIDGASGPAAEDDIVAAVQTVEEIAAMVPAEYRERGGFTISINADVEPIKFVDDEGNIAGFNPDLLRAAARVLDLQPEFQEGTFDAMVPGLEAQRFDAIASVADFVERQTHIDFIDYLHNGTGIITSTTFEAEEITLEDLCGLSVGFARGTSQQVSLETVSADCETAGEPAISVNGYNDSAAGILSVQSGEADAFWGDYPQVAYNAQVNPDAFQVVYEEHTSILGIGIHKDNPELRDALQAALLHLVEDGTYDALLQRWGLQELALPEMAINSDISIER from the coding sequence ATGAAGCGTAAATTCGCAGGGGCCATCGCAGGACTCGCCCTCGTCGGCCTGCTTGGCGGATGTGCCAATCCATCGATAGACGGAGCGAGTGGCCCTGCCGCAGAGGACGACATCGTCGCTGCGGTGCAGACGGTGGAGGAGATCGCCGCGATGGTGCCCGCCGAATATCGCGAGCGTGGCGGATTCACCATCTCCATCAATGCCGACGTGGAACCCATCAAATTCGTTGACGACGAAGGCAACATCGCAGGCTTCAATCCTGACCTCTTGCGCGCCGCCGCGCGCGTGCTCGACCTCCAGCCGGAGTTCCAGGAGGGCACGTTCGACGCGATGGTGCCGGGCCTCGAAGCGCAGCGATTCGACGCGATCGCATCGGTCGCCGACTTCGTCGAACGCCAGACGCACATCGACTTCATCGACTACCTGCACAACGGCACCGGCATCATCACGAGCACAACGTTCGAAGCCGAGGAGATCACGCTGGAAGATCTCTGCGGCCTCAGTGTGGGCTTCGCGCGCGGCACGTCGCAGCAGGTGAGCCTCGAGACGGTCTCCGCCGACTGCGAGACAGCGGGTGAGCCGGCGATCTCGGTGAACGGATACAACGACTCCGCCGCCGGCATCCTCTCGGTGCAGAGCGGTGAAGCCGATGCATTCTGGGGCGACTACCCCCAGGTCGCATACAACGCGCAAGTCAACCCGGATGCGTTCCAGGTTGTCTATGAGGAACACACGAGCATCCTCGGCATCGGCATCCACAAGGACAACCCAGAGTTGCGGGACGCCCTGCAGGCCGCGCTGCTCCATCTCGTTGAGGACGGCACCTACGACGCCCTGCTCCAACGGTGGGGCCTCCAGGAGCTGGCGCTGCCCGAGATGGCCATCAACAGCGACATCTCCATCGAGCGCTGA
- a CDS encoding HNH endonuclease signature motif containing protein, giving the protein MSTDAVQQPGAESGPEWLRGPRPAELAAALESTEPEAAPAPVTARAVAETAIRALVEVDAAIASLQAMRTQLLAGIGHVAIDDALAERLDPAVGLRDDACEIGLLQRRSDRTVEGELTQSMLQMERWPATIAAWGRASIHRGHVRVIEDIGAPLRDAAERAAFEAALIPQAEQTTPGRLRMLARRELEQYLTEPLAARHAEARTQRDVTVTDLDHGMSMVRGLLPTVLAHGIVDRLTQMARATGADDPRSFAELRADLFADLLLTADPNGAAIAGITALVSVVIPTNVLLGDDQQTGDDAVARLSNGAPIDPETARLLAGRTKLWTRLFTDPLRGHVVAVDSYKPSRRLRALLRARDQHCRWPGCTAKAVRCDIDHTVPWAAEGKTEHGNLAHLCRRHHVLKGAQLSGARRWKVEQVTPGVLAFTSPTGEVYIDQPPQVGPVFGERAPEAAPEPAWGAVVAGAQRVDLPF; this is encoded by the coding sequence ATGTCGACGGATGCGGTGCAGCAGCCGGGCGCGGAGAGCGGCCCGGAGTGGCTGCGTGGGCCGCGGCCGGCAGAGCTCGCAGCCGCGCTCGAGTCGACCGAGCCGGAGGCGGCTCCCGCGCCGGTGACGGCCCGTGCGGTCGCGGAGACCGCGATCCGCGCGCTGGTGGAGGTCGATGCGGCGATCGCATCCCTGCAGGCGATGCGCACGCAGCTGCTGGCCGGCATCGGTCATGTGGCGATCGACGATGCACTCGCCGAGCGGCTGGATCCGGCGGTCGGGCTGCGGGATGACGCGTGCGAGATCGGGCTGCTGCAGCGGCGCTCCGACCGCACGGTCGAGGGCGAGCTGACGCAGTCGATGCTGCAGATGGAGCGCTGGCCTGCCACGATCGCCGCCTGGGGTCGGGCGAGCATCCACCGCGGCCACGTGCGCGTGATCGAAGACATCGGAGCGCCGCTGCGAGATGCGGCAGAGCGGGCCGCCTTTGAGGCGGCGCTTATCCCGCAGGCCGAGCAGACCACGCCCGGTCGGCTGCGGATGCTCGCCCGACGCGAGCTCGAGCAGTACCTGACCGAGCCGCTCGCGGCCCGGCATGCAGAGGCGCGCACGCAGCGCGATGTGACGGTGACCGACCTCGACCACGGCATGAGCATGGTGCGGGGGCTGCTGCCGACGGTGCTCGCCCACGGCATCGTCGACCGGCTCACGCAGATGGCGCGAGCGACAGGTGCCGACGACCCGCGGTCGTTCGCCGAGCTGCGTGCCGACCTGTTCGCCGATCTGCTGCTGACGGCCGACCCGAATGGCGCGGCGATCGCGGGCATCACGGCGCTCGTCTCGGTGGTGATCCCGACCAACGTGCTGCTCGGCGACGACCAGCAGACGGGTGACGACGCGGTGGCGCGGCTGTCGAACGGCGCACCGATCGATCCTGAGACCGCCAGGCTGCTCGCCGGCCGCACGAAGCTGTGGACGCGGCTGTTCACCGACCCGCTGCGCGGGCACGTGGTCGCCGTCGACAGCTACAAGCCGTCGCGCCGGCTGCGGGCACTGCTCAGAGCGCGCGATCAGCACTGCAGATGGCCCGGCTGCACCGCGAAGGCGGTGCGGTGCGACATCGATCACACCGTCCCCTGGGCCGCGGAGGGCAAGACCGAGCACGGCAACCTCGCCCACCTCTGCCGCCGGCACCACGTGCTCAAGGGCGCGCAGCTCTCCGGCGCTCGCCGGTGGAAGGTGGAGCAGGTCACGCCCGGCGTGCTCGCCTTCACCTCACCGACGGGCGAGGTCTACATCGACCAGCCGCCGCAGGTGGGGCCCGTGTTCGGTGAGCGTGCACCCGAAGCTGCGCCCGAGCCGGCATGGGGTGCAGTCGTCGCTGGTGCCCAGCGGGTCGACCTGCCCTTCTGA